In Haemorhous mexicanus isolate bHaeMex1 chromosome 6, bHaeMex1.pri, whole genome shotgun sequence, a single window of DNA contains:
- the C6H14orf132 gene encoding uncharacterized protein C14orf132 homolog, protein MDLSFMAAQLPVMGGAFMDSPNEDFSTEYSLFNSSANVHAASSMQNPPEETSRSSNDAILLWIAIIATIGNIVVVGVVYAFTF, encoded by the coding sequence CTTCCTGTTATGGGAGGAGCCTTTATGGACTCACCCAACGAGGACTTTAGTACAGAGTACTCCCTGTTTAATTCATCAGCCAATGTCCATGCAGCTTCTTCCATGCAGAATCCACCAGAAGAGACATCCCGTTCTTCAAATGATGCCATATTGTTATGGATTGCAATAATAGCAACAATTGGAAATATTGTGGTTGTGGGAGTGGTGTATGCCTTCACCTTCTAG